The following are encoded together in the Triticum dicoccoides isolate Atlit2015 ecotype Zavitan chromosome 6B, WEW_v2.0, whole genome shotgun sequence genome:
- the LOC119324296 gene encoding pectin acetylesterase 8-like isoform X1, producing MGSGSKLRLWCSAFACALAFLGAHGDDDHLVDITYVESAVAKGAVCLDGSPPAYHLDPGSGSGVNSWLVHFEGGAWCNNAMTCLQRSRTPLGSSKEMAKRVAFTGILSNASGYNPDFYNWNKVKVRYCDGSSFTGDKEEVDPVSAYTSCLLLPALVPSTELHYRGARVWQAVIEDLLAKGMNKAENALISGCSAGGLTSILHCDRFHQLLPVDANVKCLSDAGFFINVKDITGANHAEAFFSDVVTTHGSAKNLPSSCTSKLPAGVCFFPQNEVQQIRTPLFILNAAYDSWQVRHILVPEGSDPGWRSCRDDITQCSAKQLETLQGFRDDFLEALGGSSSTGSRGLFVNSCFAHCQSEVQDIWFAPASPALGDRRIADAVGDWFYGRSGFQKTDCPYPCDSTCYTN from the exons ATGGGGAGCGGAAGCAAGCTCCGTCTCTGGTGCTCGGCGTTCGCCTGCGCGCTGGCGTTCCTCGGGGCGCACGGGGACGACGACCATCTCGTCGACATTACCTACGTCGAGAGCGCCGTGGCCAAGGGAGCAG TATGTCTGGACGGGAGCCCCCCGGCGTACCATCTCGACCCGGGCTCCGGCTCCGGGGTGAACAGCTGGTTGGTTCATTTCGAG GGAGGGGCGTGGTGCAACAATGCGATGACCTGCCTGCAACGGTCGCGCACCCCGTTGGGGTCGTCCAAGGAGATGGCCAAGCGGGTTGCTTTCACCGGGATCTTGAGCAACGCGTCGGGTTACAACCCAG acttCTACAACTGGAACAAGGTCAAGGTTCGGTACTGCGACGGCTCGTCTTTCACCGGCGACAAGGAAGAAGTTGATCCTGTGAGCGCATATACTTCATGTTTGCTGCTACCGGCATTAGTACCA AGCACAGAGCTACACTACAGAGGTGCGAGGGTGTGGCAAGCAGTTATAGAAGATCTGCTCGCGAAAGGAATGAACAAAGCTGAAAAT GCTCTGATTTCGGGATGTTCTGCTGGTGGGCTAACTTCGATACTGCACTGCGACAGATTTCATCAGCTCCTGCCAGTGGATGCCAATGTTAAATGCCTTTCAGATGCTGGTTTCTTCATCAACGT GAAGGACATTACTGGAGCCAACCACGCCGAGGCATTTTTTAGTGATGTGGTCACAACACAT GGCTCGGCGAAGAATTTGCCATCTTCGTGCACTTCCAAGTTGCCTGCAGGCGTG TGCTTTTTTCCTCAGAACGAGGTGCAGCAGATCCGGACGCCTCTGTTCATCCTAAACGCAGCATACGACTCATGGCAG GTACGGCACATTCTGGTGCCGGAGGGCTCCGATCCTGGATGGCGAAGCTGCAGGGACGACATAACCCAGTGCTCCGCGAAGCAGCTCGAGACCCTGCAGG GGTTCAGGGACGATTTCCTGGAGGCTCTGGGGGGGAGCTCGTCCACCGGATCCAGAGGGCTGTTCGTCAACTCGTGCTTCGCGCACTGCCAGTCCGAGGTGCAGGACATCTGGTTCGCGCCCGCTTCCCCGGCGCTCGGAGACAGA AGAATAGCGGACGCGGTTGGGGACTGGTTCTACGGCCGCAGCGGGTTCCAGAAGACGGACTGCCCCTACCCTTGTGACTCCACCTGCTATACTAACTGA
- the LOC119324295 gene encoding dual specificity protein kinase YAK1 homolog isoform X2, whose amino-acid sequence MEETGRERKAAGPPPWAPTKSTVFRSYAAAVVGDRAEAPSARGNGVAARSSNLRAVRKRPIVARLTRDIVQTFEKCNPEFNYVDSLNPKHFLTSPAVPVHNDGLDNANSDLILYVNLELVNKKSDRRYIVEEMLGQGTFGQVAKCWDAETNSYVAVKVIKNQPAFYQQAIMEVSLLSMLNDKFDPDDQHHIVRMLDFFPWKNHLCITFEMLGHNLYELLKKNNLRGLQLQFVRTFSRQILDALIVMKGAGIIHCDLKPENILITPKVNSAAGVKVIDFGSACMEGKTIYSYIQSRYYRSPEVLLGYPYTTAIDMWSFGCIVAELYIGLPLFPGASEYDVLSRMIEIVGGQPPDDLLREAKNTRKFFKHVGSIYPGNEAHDGLCSSYRVLTEDEVEARDSKKPKIGKWYFPRGRLDRLIFAYPWKNLNEGNLPETEKEDCLALVDFLRGLVEFDPNKRWSPLQASYHPFITGEAFTGPYEPFRETPVIPVGRAATVDHNPGGGHWLAAGLSPQVGSINRSLPFNNIFPPKMPFSYGSSCGSFGSRGSFNDNVGPPSSYGSYDVNNVNMYHSPLGPSGFNLQSQAGGTFLGFSPDIRRRPHLSHGVGIRLSPGGPGPMSLGGSPSQFTPPNSQTQMPTSATAKYVATSPARGSHGSSLGKAAVVGQYNRRRNLGHPPMSMPPHEYTSQLIQGPHGDSVSSAFVRGHSGYSYGALPNSGHYNWRPQIGVSTGLSTNSSSNHGYVQPSGYNDFRPLHSSNVRADTSTSSSVPDPADWDPNYSDESLLQEDNSLSAELGSVHLRDASGRTIQSGRLPNIQSHDIAGSNQRNDFLFHAPSLRESGHSTGRVNYDSYNHANYSQRNFAGRQGQPFQRYNHMNSTSIRPTGNLQNVQSAWSKYGMPDSTSPPRMVEGMPWGGSAGHSLATSGLPPSFGRKDFGRIF is encoded by the exons ATGGAGGAGACTGGGAGGGAGaggaaggcggcggggccgccGCCGTGGGCGCCGACCAAGTCCACAGTGTTCCGGTCCTACGCTGCTGCGGTGGTGGGCGACCGGGCGGAGGCGCCGTCCGCCCGGGGCAATGGGGTTGCCGCCCGTTCAAGCAATCTACGCGCCGTCAGGAAGAGGCCT ATTGTTGCAAGATTGACCAGAGACATCGTCCAAACTTTTGAAAAATGCAATCCTGAGTTTAATTACGTAGATTCACTAAATCCCAAGCACTTCCTCACCAGTCCTGCAGTTCCTGTTCACAATGATGGCCTTGATAATGCAAATTCTGACCTAATCTTGTATGTCAACTTGGAATTGGTTAATAAGAAGTCAGACCGGAG GTACATTGTCGAAGAAATGCTTGGCCAAGGTACCTTTGGGCAGGTTGCTAAATGCTGGGATGCAGAAACCAACAGTTATGTTGCAGTGAAGGTTATAAAAAACCAGCCTGCCTTTTATCAGCAGGCTATCATGGAAGTCTCATTGTTGAGCATG CTAAATGACAAATTTGATCCTGATGATCAGCACCACATCGTCCGGATGCTGGATTTTTTTCCATGGAAAAATCATTTGTGCATCACATTTGAAATGCTTGGTCATAACCT GTACGAGCTGTTGAAAAAGAACAACTTAAGAGGTCTGCAACTGCAATTTGTCCGTACTTTCTCAAGACAG ATATTGGATGCATTGATTGTCATGAAAGGTGCTGGAATTATTCATTGTGATCTAAAACCGGAAAATATCCTCATAACACCGAA AGTAAACTCAGCAGCTGGAGTTAAAGTAATTGATTTTGGATCAGCGTGCATGGAGGGTAAAACGATTTACTCGTATATCCAG AGCCGTTATTACAGGTCACCTGAAGTGCTTCTTGGCTATCC ATACACTACCGCCATTGATATGTGGTCATTTGGCTGCATAGTTGCTGAACTTTATATAGGTCTACCTTTATTTCCCGGAGCATCAGAATACGATGTCCTTAGCCGTATGATTGAGATTGTCGG TGGGCAACCACCAGATGATCTTCTTAGGGAGGCTAAAAACACCAGGAAGTTTTTTAAACATGTTGGAAGCATTTATCCTGGTAATGAAGCACATGATGGTCTTTGCAGTTCATACAGAGTACTAACAGAAGACGAGGTTGAAGCA AGGGATTCCAAAAAGCCAAAAATAGGGAAATGGTATTTCCCTCGTGGGAGGCTTGACAGACTCATATTCGCGTACCCTTGGAAGAATTTAAATGAGGGTAATCTGCCAG AGACTGAAAAGGAAGATTGCTTAGCATTGGTTGATTTTTTGAGAGGACTTGTTGAGTTTGATCCTAATAAGCGATGGTCACCATTGCAG GCTTCATATCATCCATTCATAACTGGTGAAGCCTTCACTGGTCCTTATGAGCCTTTCCGTGAGACCCCAGTAATT CCTGTTGGTCGTGCTGCAACAGTTGATCACAATCCTGGAGGAGGTCACTGGCTAGCTGCTGGCCTTTCCCCTCAG GTTGGAAGCATTAACAGATCCCTACCGTTCAATAACATTTTTCCGCCAAAGATGCCCTTTTCATATGGAAGCAGCTGCGGCAGCTTCGGTAGCCGTGGTAGCTTTAATGATAACGTAGGTCCTCCAAGCAGCTATGGAAGCTATGATGTCAATAACGTTAACATGTATCATTCACCACTAGGCCCTTCTGGGTTCAATTTACAGTCACAAGCTGGAGGAACATTTCTAGGATTTAGTCCAGATATTAGAAGAAGGCCTCATCTCTCTCATGGTGTTGGCATTCGACTAAGTCCTGGTGGTCCAGGTCCTATGTCTCTTGGGGGCAGTCCATCACAATTTACTCCTCCAAATTCCCAAACGCAAATGCCaactagcgctactgctaagtatgttGCCACTTCTCCTGCAAGGGGCAGTCATGGCTCCTCATTAGGAAAAGCCGCTGTGGTAGGCCAATACAATAGGAGAAGGAATCTTGGTCACCCTCCTATGTCAATGCCACCACATGAGTACACATCTCAGCTAATCCAGGGACCTCATGGAGATAGTGTCAGTTCAGCATTTGTTCGAGGACATTCTGGCTATTCATATGGTGCACTTCCTAATTCTGGTCATTATAATTGGAGGCCGCAGATAGGTGTTAGCACTGGTTTATCCACAAACTCTTCTTCCAATCATGGTTATGTTCAACCATCTGGTTACAATGATTTCCGTCCTTTGCACTCATCCAATGTGCGAGCTGATACATCAACCTCTTCATCAGTACCAGATCCAGCTGATTGGGATCCCAACTATAG CGATGAGTCACTCCTGCAAGAAGATAATTCACTATCAGCTGAGTTAGGCAGTGTTCACCTGAGAGATGCAAGTGGTCGAACAATCCAGTCTGGCAGATTGCCCAATATCCAAAGCCATGATATTGCAGGCTCGAATCAAAG AAATGACTTCCTATTTCATGCACCGTCTCTCAGAGAGAGTGGTCATTCAACAGGCCGCGTCAACTATGATAGTTACAACCATGCCAATTATTCCCAGCGAAATTTTGCTGGTCGTCAGGGACAACCATTTCAGCGGTACAACCATATGAATTCCACCTCTATACGCCCGACGGGGAATCTCCAGAATGTTCAATCTGCCTGGTCCAAATATGGCATGCCAGATTCTACTTCGCCCCCTCGGATGGTTGAAGGGATGCCTTGGG GAGGAAGCGCTGGTCACTCTCTTGCAACAAGTGGGCTGCCGCCGTCCTTTGGAAGAAAGGACTTCGGGAGGATCTTTTAG
- the LOC119324296 gene encoding pectin acetylesterase 8-like isoform X2: protein MGSGSKLRLWCSAFACALAFLGAHGDDDHLVDITYVESAVAKGAVCLDGSPPAYHLDPGSGSGVNSWLVHFEGGAWCNNAMTCLQRSRTPLGSSKEMAKRVAFTGILSNASGYNPDFYNWNKVKVRYCDGSSFTGDKEEVDPSTELHYRGARVWQAVIEDLLAKGMNKAENALISGCSAGGLTSILHCDRFHQLLPVDANVKCLSDAGFFINVKDITGANHAEAFFSDVVTTHGSAKNLPSSCTSKLPAGVCFFPQNEVQQIRTPLFILNAAYDSWQVRHILVPEGSDPGWRSCRDDITQCSAKQLETLQGFRDDFLEALGGSSSTGSRGLFVNSCFAHCQSEVQDIWFAPASPALGDRRIADAVGDWFYGRSGFQKTDCPYPCDSTCYTN from the exons ATGGGGAGCGGAAGCAAGCTCCGTCTCTGGTGCTCGGCGTTCGCCTGCGCGCTGGCGTTCCTCGGGGCGCACGGGGACGACGACCATCTCGTCGACATTACCTACGTCGAGAGCGCCGTGGCCAAGGGAGCAG TATGTCTGGACGGGAGCCCCCCGGCGTACCATCTCGACCCGGGCTCCGGCTCCGGGGTGAACAGCTGGTTGGTTCATTTCGAG GGAGGGGCGTGGTGCAACAATGCGATGACCTGCCTGCAACGGTCGCGCACCCCGTTGGGGTCGTCCAAGGAGATGGCCAAGCGGGTTGCTTTCACCGGGATCTTGAGCAACGCGTCGGGTTACAACCCAG acttCTACAACTGGAACAAGGTCAAGGTTCGGTACTGCGACGGCTCGTCTTTCACCGGCGACAAGGAAGAAGTTGATCCT AGCACAGAGCTACACTACAGAGGTGCGAGGGTGTGGCAAGCAGTTATAGAAGATCTGCTCGCGAAAGGAATGAACAAAGCTGAAAAT GCTCTGATTTCGGGATGTTCTGCTGGTGGGCTAACTTCGATACTGCACTGCGACAGATTTCATCAGCTCCTGCCAGTGGATGCCAATGTTAAATGCCTTTCAGATGCTGGTTTCTTCATCAACGT GAAGGACATTACTGGAGCCAACCACGCCGAGGCATTTTTTAGTGATGTGGTCACAACACAT GGCTCGGCGAAGAATTTGCCATCTTCGTGCACTTCCAAGTTGCCTGCAGGCGTG TGCTTTTTTCCTCAGAACGAGGTGCAGCAGATCCGGACGCCTCTGTTCATCCTAAACGCAGCATACGACTCATGGCAG GTACGGCACATTCTGGTGCCGGAGGGCTCCGATCCTGGATGGCGAAGCTGCAGGGACGACATAACCCAGTGCTCCGCGAAGCAGCTCGAGACCCTGCAGG GGTTCAGGGACGATTTCCTGGAGGCTCTGGGGGGGAGCTCGTCCACCGGATCCAGAGGGCTGTTCGTCAACTCGTGCTTCGCGCACTGCCAGTCCGAGGTGCAGGACATCTGGTTCGCGCCCGCTTCCCCGGCGCTCGGAGACAGA AGAATAGCGGACGCGGTTGGGGACTGGTTCTACGGCCGCAGCGGGTTCCAGAAGACGGACTGCCCCTACCCTTGTGACTCCACCTGCTATACTAACTGA
- the LOC119324295 gene encoding dual specificity protein kinase YAK1 homolog isoform X3, which translates to MEETGRERKAAGPPPWAPTKSTVFRSYAAAVVGDRAEAPSARGNGVAARSSNLRAVRKRPIVARLTRDIVQTFEKCNPEFNYVDSLNPKHFLTSPAVPVHNDGLDNANSDLILYVNLELVNKKSDRRYIVEEMLGQGTFGQVAKCWDAETNSYVAVKVIKNQPAFYQQAIMEVSLLSMLNDKFDPDDQHHIVRMLDFFPWKNHLCITFEMLGHNLYELLKKNNLRGLQLQFVRTFSRQILDALIVMKGAGIIHCDLKPENILITPKVNSAAGVKVIDFGSACMEGKTIYSYIQSRYYRSPEVLLGYPYTTAIDMWSFGCIVAELYIGLPLFPGASEYDVLSRMIEIVGGQPPDDLLREAKNTRKFFKHVGSIYPGNEAHDGLCSSYRVLTEDEVEARDSKKPKIGKWYFPRGRLDRLIFAYPWKNLNEGNLPETEKEDCLALVDFLRGLVEFDPNKRWSPLQASYHPFITGEAFTGPYEPFRETPVIPVGRAATVDHNPGGGHWLAAGLSPQVVSWKH; encoded by the exons ATGGAGGAGACTGGGAGGGAGaggaaggcggcggggccgccGCCGTGGGCGCCGACCAAGTCCACAGTGTTCCGGTCCTACGCTGCTGCGGTGGTGGGCGACCGGGCGGAGGCGCCGTCCGCCCGGGGCAATGGGGTTGCCGCCCGTTCAAGCAATCTACGCGCCGTCAGGAAGAGGCCT ATTGTTGCAAGATTGACCAGAGACATCGTCCAAACTTTTGAAAAATGCAATCCTGAGTTTAATTACGTAGATTCACTAAATCCCAAGCACTTCCTCACCAGTCCTGCAGTTCCTGTTCACAATGATGGCCTTGATAATGCAAATTCTGACCTAATCTTGTATGTCAACTTGGAATTGGTTAATAAGAAGTCAGACCGGAG GTACATTGTCGAAGAAATGCTTGGCCAAGGTACCTTTGGGCAGGTTGCTAAATGCTGGGATGCAGAAACCAACAGTTATGTTGCAGTGAAGGTTATAAAAAACCAGCCTGCCTTTTATCAGCAGGCTATCATGGAAGTCTCATTGTTGAGCATG CTAAATGACAAATTTGATCCTGATGATCAGCACCACATCGTCCGGATGCTGGATTTTTTTCCATGGAAAAATCATTTGTGCATCACATTTGAAATGCTTGGTCATAACCT GTACGAGCTGTTGAAAAAGAACAACTTAAGAGGTCTGCAACTGCAATTTGTCCGTACTTTCTCAAGACAG ATATTGGATGCATTGATTGTCATGAAAGGTGCTGGAATTATTCATTGTGATCTAAAACCGGAAAATATCCTCATAACACCGAA AGTAAACTCAGCAGCTGGAGTTAAAGTAATTGATTTTGGATCAGCGTGCATGGAGGGTAAAACGATTTACTCGTATATCCAG AGCCGTTATTACAGGTCACCTGAAGTGCTTCTTGGCTATCC ATACACTACCGCCATTGATATGTGGTCATTTGGCTGCATAGTTGCTGAACTTTATATAGGTCTACCTTTATTTCCCGGAGCATCAGAATACGATGTCCTTAGCCGTATGATTGAGATTGTCGG TGGGCAACCACCAGATGATCTTCTTAGGGAGGCTAAAAACACCAGGAAGTTTTTTAAACATGTTGGAAGCATTTATCCTGGTAATGAAGCACATGATGGTCTTTGCAGTTCATACAGAGTACTAACAGAAGACGAGGTTGAAGCA AGGGATTCCAAAAAGCCAAAAATAGGGAAATGGTATTTCCCTCGTGGGAGGCTTGACAGACTCATATTCGCGTACCCTTGGAAGAATTTAAATGAGGGTAATCTGCCAG AGACTGAAAAGGAAGATTGCTTAGCATTGGTTGATTTTTTGAGAGGACTTGTTGAGTTTGATCCTAATAAGCGATGGTCACCATTGCAG GCTTCATATCATCCATTCATAACTGGTGAAGCCTTCACTGGTCCTTATGAGCCTTTCCGTGAGACCCCAGTAATT CCTGTTGGTCGTGCTGCAACAGTTGATCACAATCCTGGAGGAGGTCACTGGCTAGCTGCTGGCCTTTCCCCTCAGGTTGTAA GTTGGAAGCATTAA
- the LOC119324295 gene encoding dual specificity protein kinase YAK1 homolog isoform X1 — protein sequence MEETGRERKAAGPPPWAPTKSTVFRSYAAAVVGDRAEAPSARGNGVAARSSNLRAVRKRPIVARLTRDIVQTFEKCNPEFNYVDSLNPKHFLTSPAVPVHNDGLDNANSDLILYVNLELVNKKSDRRYIVEEMLGQGTFGQVAKCWDAETNSYVAVKVIKNQPAFYQQAIMEVSLLSMLNDKFDPDDQHHIVRMLDFFPWKNHLCITFEMLGHNLYELLKKNNLRGLQLQFVRTFSRQILDALIVMKGAGIIHCDLKPENILITPKVNSAAGVKVIDFGSACMEGKTIYSYIQSRYYRSPEVLLGYPYTTAIDMWSFGCIVAELYIGLPLFPGASEYDVLSRMIEIVGGQPPDDLLREAKNTRKFFKHVGSIYPGNEAHDGLCSSYRVLTEDEVEARDSKKPKIGKWYFPRGRLDRLIFAYPWKNLNEGNLPETEKEDCLALVDFLRGLVEFDPNKRWSPLQASYHPFITGEAFTGPYEPFRETPVIPVGRAATVDHNPGGGHWLAAGLSPQVVGSINRSLPFNNIFPPKMPFSYGSSCGSFGSRGSFNDNVGPPSSYGSYDVNNVNMYHSPLGPSGFNLQSQAGGTFLGFSPDIRRRPHLSHGVGIRLSPGGPGPMSLGGSPSQFTPPNSQTQMPTSATAKYVATSPARGSHGSSLGKAAVVGQYNRRRNLGHPPMSMPPHEYTSQLIQGPHGDSVSSAFVRGHSGYSYGALPNSGHYNWRPQIGVSTGLSTNSSSNHGYVQPSGYNDFRPLHSSNVRADTSTSSSVPDPADWDPNYSDESLLQEDNSLSAELGSVHLRDASGRTIQSGRLPNIQSHDIAGSNQRNDFLFHAPSLRESGHSTGRVNYDSYNHANYSQRNFAGRQGQPFQRYNHMNSTSIRPTGNLQNVQSAWSKYGMPDSTSPPRMVEGMPWGGSAGHSLATSGLPPSFGRKDFGRIF from the exons ATGGAGGAGACTGGGAGGGAGaggaaggcggcggggccgccGCCGTGGGCGCCGACCAAGTCCACAGTGTTCCGGTCCTACGCTGCTGCGGTGGTGGGCGACCGGGCGGAGGCGCCGTCCGCCCGGGGCAATGGGGTTGCCGCCCGTTCAAGCAATCTACGCGCCGTCAGGAAGAGGCCT ATTGTTGCAAGATTGACCAGAGACATCGTCCAAACTTTTGAAAAATGCAATCCTGAGTTTAATTACGTAGATTCACTAAATCCCAAGCACTTCCTCACCAGTCCTGCAGTTCCTGTTCACAATGATGGCCTTGATAATGCAAATTCTGACCTAATCTTGTATGTCAACTTGGAATTGGTTAATAAGAAGTCAGACCGGAG GTACATTGTCGAAGAAATGCTTGGCCAAGGTACCTTTGGGCAGGTTGCTAAATGCTGGGATGCAGAAACCAACAGTTATGTTGCAGTGAAGGTTATAAAAAACCAGCCTGCCTTTTATCAGCAGGCTATCATGGAAGTCTCATTGTTGAGCATG CTAAATGACAAATTTGATCCTGATGATCAGCACCACATCGTCCGGATGCTGGATTTTTTTCCATGGAAAAATCATTTGTGCATCACATTTGAAATGCTTGGTCATAACCT GTACGAGCTGTTGAAAAAGAACAACTTAAGAGGTCTGCAACTGCAATTTGTCCGTACTTTCTCAAGACAG ATATTGGATGCATTGATTGTCATGAAAGGTGCTGGAATTATTCATTGTGATCTAAAACCGGAAAATATCCTCATAACACCGAA AGTAAACTCAGCAGCTGGAGTTAAAGTAATTGATTTTGGATCAGCGTGCATGGAGGGTAAAACGATTTACTCGTATATCCAG AGCCGTTATTACAGGTCACCTGAAGTGCTTCTTGGCTATCC ATACACTACCGCCATTGATATGTGGTCATTTGGCTGCATAGTTGCTGAACTTTATATAGGTCTACCTTTATTTCCCGGAGCATCAGAATACGATGTCCTTAGCCGTATGATTGAGATTGTCGG TGGGCAACCACCAGATGATCTTCTTAGGGAGGCTAAAAACACCAGGAAGTTTTTTAAACATGTTGGAAGCATTTATCCTGGTAATGAAGCACATGATGGTCTTTGCAGTTCATACAGAGTACTAACAGAAGACGAGGTTGAAGCA AGGGATTCCAAAAAGCCAAAAATAGGGAAATGGTATTTCCCTCGTGGGAGGCTTGACAGACTCATATTCGCGTACCCTTGGAAGAATTTAAATGAGGGTAATCTGCCAG AGACTGAAAAGGAAGATTGCTTAGCATTGGTTGATTTTTTGAGAGGACTTGTTGAGTTTGATCCTAATAAGCGATGGTCACCATTGCAG GCTTCATATCATCCATTCATAACTGGTGAAGCCTTCACTGGTCCTTATGAGCCTTTCCGTGAGACCCCAGTAATT CCTGTTGGTCGTGCTGCAACAGTTGATCACAATCCTGGAGGAGGTCACTGGCTAGCTGCTGGCCTTTCCCCTCAGGTT GTTGGAAGCATTAACAGATCCCTACCGTTCAATAACATTTTTCCGCCAAAGATGCCCTTTTCATATGGAAGCAGCTGCGGCAGCTTCGGTAGCCGTGGTAGCTTTAATGATAACGTAGGTCCTCCAAGCAGCTATGGAAGCTATGATGTCAATAACGTTAACATGTATCATTCACCACTAGGCCCTTCTGGGTTCAATTTACAGTCACAAGCTGGAGGAACATTTCTAGGATTTAGTCCAGATATTAGAAGAAGGCCTCATCTCTCTCATGGTGTTGGCATTCGACTAAGTCCTGGTGGTCCAGGTCCTATGTCTCTTGGGGGCAGTCCATCACAATTTACTCCTCCAAATTCCCAAACGCAAATGCCaactagcgctactgctaagtatgttGCCACTTCTCCTGCAAGGGGCAGTCATGGCTCCTCATTAGGAAAAGCCGCTGTGGTAGGCCAATACAATAGGAGAAGGAATCTTGGTCACCCTCCTATGTCAATGCCACCACATGAGTACACATCTCAGCTAATCCAGGGACCTCATGGAGATAGTGTCAGTTCAGCATTTGTTCGAGGACATTCTGGCTATTCATATGGTGCACTTCCTAATTCTGGTCATTATAATTGGAGGCCGCAGATAGGTGTTAGCACTGGTTTATCCACAAACTCTTCTTCCAATCATGGTTATGTTCAACCATCTGGTTACAATGATTTCCGTCCTTTGCACTCATCCAATGTGCGAGCTGATACATCAACCTCTTCATCAGTACCAGATCCAGCTGATTGGGATCCCAACTATAG CGATGAGTCACTCCTGCAAGAAGATAATTCACTATCAGCTGAGTTAGGCAGTGTTCACCTGAGAGATGCAAGTGGTCGAACAATCCAGTCTGGCAGATTGCCCAATATCCAAAGCCATGATATTGCAGGCTCGAATCAAAG AAATGACTTCCTATTTCATGCACCGTCTCTCAGAGAGAGTGGTCATTCAACAGGCCGCGTCAACTATGATAGTTACAACCATGCCAATTATTCCCAGCGAAATTTTGCTGGTCGTCAGGGACAACCATTTCAGCGGTACAACCATATGAATTCCACCTCTATACGCCCGACGGGGAATCTCCAGAATGTTCAATCTGCCTGGTCCAAATATGGCATGCCAGATTCTACTTCGCCCCCTCGGATGGTTGAAGGGATGCCTTGGG GAGGAAGCGCTGGTCACTCTCTTGCAACAAGTGGGCTGCCGCCGTCCTTTGGAAGAAAGGACTTCGGGAGGATCTTTTAG